Within Populus trichocarpa isolate Nisqually-1 chromosome 6, P.trichocarpa_v4.1, whole genome shotgun sequence, the genomic segment CAGCACTTCAGAAACGGGCACTAGAAGCAAAGAGAACACAATTGCTAACCCTACTACAAGTGGTATGTCGATTTAATTATTGGTACTGACTAATTATGAAGCCGTAAAATCTAGTCTAGTTATGAATCATAACTCGTGATTAGTCTATATAATCACCACTTACTTGTATGGTTGAAGCTAGCTAGCTTTTCTCTTGTTACTATGTCTGGGTTTGTTGGACATGACATATTTGCATGAATAACGCACCCTATTTATTGTTTGCGCAGGTTGATGAACGATATAGCCAATGCTTGGATGAAATACACACAGTTATATCAGCGTTCCATGCTGCAACTGAGTTGGACCCACAGATTCACACTCGTTTTGCTCTccaaacaatctctttcttGTGCAAACGCCTTAGGGATAGGATTAGCAACCAAATCCTAGCAATGGGAGCTCAGTTAGATAGTGGAGACACCATAGAGATAGAAGGATCTTTTGAAAGTTCGTACTTACAGAAGCAATGGACTCTACAGCAGCTGAAGAAAAAAGATCATCCGCTGTGGAGACCCCAGAGAGGATTGCCAGAACGATCTGTCTCAGTTCTGCGTGCATGGATGTTCCAGAACTTTCTTCACCCGTGAGCTCTTTTCTCCTAACTAACCTTGTCAAGAGCCTTTTAGTATCGGTAAAATGCATTAGCCAGGTTTGACAACCATGCGTCAAAAGTGAGTTTTGTTATCCGTTCGATTTCTTTCAGGTACCCTAAAGATGCAGAAAAGCATTTGCTAGCAGTAAAAAGTGGACTCACAAGAAGCCAGGTACATAAAGATTATACAGTCGgcttgaatatttcaagaatctTAAGGACATGCTGATACCTTGTGTTTTAGTCACTTGATActattaaatagattttttttgccAAGTTCTCGTGTTTTCCTTTACTAAATTCCGGAAATGAACAGGTATCCAATTGGTTTATAAATGCTCGTGTTCGTCTATGGAAACCGCTGATAGAGGAAATGTATGCTGAGATGAACAGAAGAAAGGCGCACCAAATCGAGGAGGGAACCTACAGCAATCACAGAGGCCAGATTAGCATCAGCAATCCAAGATTTAATGTGAATTAGAGAGCGGGAAGTAAAACTAGACATGGTGGCATAAAGAACCACTTGTTAATTACTATTATTTaatagatgaaaaaagaaagacatcCACAGCTGGATATAATAGTATATAAATGTTCCACAAAGTTTTGGGGTTCACGATTTAATCATGTATTATTAGTATTAGTCCTCCATTAGCCTGGATAATTAAGTGGAATTATTTTGTATGCGTTGGACATGCCATGCCCAACCTTTCTTTTATTGCAGACCAGATTATATGTAGTATTCTTTTGACTTATGCCAcataaataactaaaaactaaagaGTGGGTGTAGCGTGTAGCGGGTGTAGAATCATGTTTGTGTCTTCTCAACTAATtccttgcttttatttttacgAGGTAGTGTATCAAAATTATGCCACTATCGTTATTTTATACTACACATGATCAAGAATCTGCAATCTGTCTACCATCTGTACAGTACAATTGTGTATAATTTGTAATATAATTGTAAGCTGTTTTTGTTGACCTTATGAGTGGACGTGCTGCGTTTACCATTATATCAGCTGTCTTGAATTCTTCCTGGGATATGAGCTTATCAGAGCCAGCATCTGCTGGAAGTTGTTTTACTTGGACACTTCCATGGAATACCCTGTGAAGTTTGTCTCCTTCGCAAAAAGGAATTAAGACTCAATTCTGTTACCTAAAGAGAACAGATTCTAGTCTTGTAATAGCTCTCGTATCGTTGGTCCTTCAACAATTGAAGCACATACCTGGGAAGGGAAGTGATAAAAGCTTTTCTCATTCTCAACGTGTGCAGTGCAGTGTATTGAATGAACCAAATTACATGTGTTGGTGAAGCAAATGGGGCTGACGAAAAGAGGGATGATATTGCATGGATGATTGATGACTCTTTTATAATTAGGTAGAACTTtatggattttaaattttaattgctcTCGGCAAAAAAAGGAAGTAATTGCgaaaaatttgattatttactATCTATATTTTAAAGGTTTCAAACCCCAGGGCTGGCAAGGAAGAAGATGCATGAGGTTTGATCTCTATTGTGTAGGTCAGTTTTTGAAGGGGACAGGAGAGGATGTCGATTCAAAAACCAATGGACTATCCTTGTaaccttaaaagaaaaggtagaacATGCATGTTTGGCCTTTAAACCGTATTAATTATCACTAATCTTTACCCAGAAAAACTATGACCAAACTCAGACAGTGAACTCGTGGACGTCCATTAGGAGTTCAACttttaacaaaaacacaagCACTCCACTGCATACGCGCCATGTCTTTGTAGTGCATGCAAAGCTGTCAGCAATTTCTGGACACGCCGGCCCTATAAGAACCCGCCTTGCCAGTTGCCACACCACTCTCTGTCAATACTCAATAGATCAGAAACTGGGAGTTGGAGGAGTGGCAATGGCAAAAGTGGTGGTGGTTTTCGACTTTGACAAGACCATTATTGACTGTGATAGTGATAATTGGGTCGTATAAGAGTTAGGTTTCCATGACTTGTTCGCTCAGCTCCTTCCTACTTTGCCTTGGAACCATCTCATGGTTAGTTCTTAAATATGTATCACTGATTTACATTAGTTTACCACACATTATTAATGTCAATGTTGCATGTAATTGGCAATGAACTTTTTACAAACGGGGTTCATAACACCCTTGATTCTTTGATATATAGTAGTAGGAGAATGATTTCCTGTTTGTTTTactaaggaaaaaacaaataaatgttgCTGCTTTTTGTCTgctctatataattttttttattattattggttcTGGAACATTAGAGGGATTGATTACTTAGTTCTAAAATTcgtttttctttgtaaatatcAGAGACTGACATGCAGCTAGTATTTTTCAGGATAAGATGATGATGGAGCTTCACTCCTGAGGGAAGACAATACAGGTTATTGCTGAGTGTTTGAAAAAAGTCCCAGGATTATCTCTGCAATTAAATCAGCCCCTGCTTCTGGGTACTCTAACACaactgtttcttcttcttcttcttttttggtccAGAGGGAGGCTCGAGTCAATGGGATTTAGGCTAGTCCTTCCTCGGTCCCTAAACTCCAATCCCACCCCTTCCAGGGTTTTGGTTTGAACCTGAGAGTTCCTAGTGGAATGATATTCTTCACAGCTAGGTGTCGCCTTTGAGACATGCGTCAACTGTTATTTTCAATGATACACATAACCATGTTAGGATAAATTGCACAATTGGTCTTTCAGGTTAAGAGTTGATACCAAGACTGTCCCATATTCTGATTTTGCCAGTTTATGTCCTAGGGGTTCGAGTATATGATGTATCAGCTCACAAATTCTTAATGCtgtacagaaaagaaaaaaacattgcatgcatGGATTGCTCGGGTGTGATTTAGCGATTCGAATGACTTCTTTATAGAGACATTCTTGATGGACTGATGGATTGCTTCTCTGAGATCAACACAAGCCCAAGCTATGTTGATGCAGAAAGAAGCTAACAAGCCATCTTCTCATATGTACATCATTTGCCCTCCCAATATGTGCAAGGCAAGTTCATTAGTTCCCACTCTAATGGCGTTTTTAATCCCTACTAAAAGAAATTCTAATTGCTGCTGTGCATGAGCGCGGTAGCTCGTGTGTGCTTGAAAAAATTCAACCAAGCCAAGAGAATACTATAAAGAGAATTTGAGGCTATAATATCATGTCAAACACAAGATTTTGGTGTGAATACTCTCTTTATGAGAATTGCTTTCTTTACATTGAGACTGGAGCACATTACAAGGCTAAAAATCAGCCATTATATCGGACTATACAAGATAAGAATAAAGTCCATCAATTATATAcctatataataaatatttctatATATAGCTAGACTAAATAAGATAACACGTATTAAGCCATCAATTTTGCTACTGATTTTCTTAGAAATGACTTTGCTAATGACAAGTTTATCATCATTGAGAATCAGAAAATGACAAGAACACTCGAGGCCAACCACACATAGCACCCTCAACCACCCCGTTGTCATGAGTGGTAGGAGAGCCCCACCATCCTGGACATTTCATGGCGGGTtgtgatttcattttttatgccaAAACGCAACCAATCAAGATCCATGTCGTTCATGAAACTTCTCCAGCTTTGCCAGACAAGAATAATACTTAATGCTAGAAGAATATCCTGCTATTATATCTAACAATATTGACGCTCCATTTGGCTACAGTTAACCACTCATTATACTTTTTAAGTGCCAGCTCGGCTCTAAACACTGCATTTGGATCTCTTACAAAGAAGATGGTTTAGAAGAAATCCAAACCAAACTCAACACCACTGGTGCTCAGGTCTTGTCGCAGTTATGAGGCTGAGGGAAatataaaaattccaaaaaggTTCCCATCATTCAATACCATCTGTAATAGGAAAGGGACTTTCCACTGGTCACAGCATCAGCAAGcttaaattaccaaaaaaaaagattaaaaacctGCCAAAAAGCTTGCTCTCTTACCTTATTAAGAAAGACATGGCTGAATTGACATGGAACCCAACAAGAAGAAATATGTATACTTTAAAACCTGTGAAAATGCAAGTTCAACGCCCAACCTTTATTGTCGCTATCATTATTTGCTTAtcagtgtaaaaaaaattatttcaaggaTTTACAACTGAACCCCTCCTCTCAACCTCAACTAACGTTTATGATACAAATAAAAGAATGGCAACATCTGCttctttctaaatatttttcccTTGTATCTTTCCTCTTGACTTCTATCTACATTCTTCTAGCAATCCTCCAACATTTATAATCCCAAccaatcaaagaaattaaaaactccTCCAATAAATAGATTACAAAAAGCATTCTCCCCTTCCCCGGCCATTCATATCCTTTTAAACTTCTAGAGATATGCgtgtttttattggttttaactTCAAACCCATGCTTTCCGGCGATAGAAGCTCTGGCGAGATGCAAATTGGACTCAGAGGACTTCTTGGACTAACACTCAACTTAGGTGGCCTGTACATACCGTATCCCATGAGAAAGTATTCCAGTGGTATTAACATGGCATGGGGCTGCTCCTCTGTCACCATTGACCCACATGCCTGAACCTGTAGGGAAtagtttcaataaataaaacgtGATTCCAGAGTCCCGGGTACACACACAAaccaaattttaaaagtaatggAAATAGACCTGTAATGCATACCTCAACTAAGGCACTACATCTTCTGTCAAGTTTTGAGTTCATGTCAAGAGCCTCAAAGTGAAACGGAGAGCTCTCACCAACATATATTAGTGAGCGACACCGTAGTTTTCTCAATCCATCACTAATGTCTTGTCTCCTGCAAGAAACCAGTGAATAACGAACTTAAGTTACATTGCATAGCATGTGTTTGGCATAGTTGCTGCATAACATGTGCCACCTATCTATGGGCATGATGAACACAAAGCAGTGCCCCAtggcataaaaaacaatactcaACAAACACAAAGGGCTTGTATGATTTAAGCTTGTTAGATGGGTGCAAATgcaagaaaaactaaaaggagaACAGGCATTACCCATTCATTGCTTCAAGAAATCGCCACACATTTAAACCCTGCCTCTCATCCAGCAACTGACAAAAGAAACACACACGCCATCAAGTGTGAGTATATGTTCTCGACTGCCAATAATCAGTTGATTTCAAGTTCTGGTTTTATAAATGGAATCagaaaatgaataaacaaaTGGATAGGCAAGGCTGATGACTAACTCTTCTGCAGGCCTGGACTACATCTGATTCTGGTACTTGAGCACTACCACGAGCTTCCTGCTACATTGTTTAGAATCAAATCATCAGAACAAACCAATTGCAGATAGACTTAATTTATGAACTAGAAGCACAAGAGTACCTTGCTGAAATACCGCTTAAGTAATAATTCCTTCACCACACCACACATGCCATAATAGTATAGTAAATTAGACAAGACCTGCAAGTAATTTAAGAACACATGTAAGAATAAGAATGAGAATAGGATAACTTGACCGACAGCAGATCACAAAAAGAACTGTTACAAGAATAAGAAACCTTGTTATACAGCCATTCTGTCCAAGAGGGTGCATTGCATAGAGGGGAAATAAGTATCAAGCCAAGAACACGTTGTCTATATTTCATCTGTGgccaaagcaaaataaaaacaccaGTAAATCCCAGGTCAAAACAGAACTTGGAATCATTAAGTAGAAAATCATGTGAACCATGCCAAGGATGAAAGCATACAGCAAATAAGGTAAGAATGTAAGCTCCAGCAGTAACCCCCATACACATCACTGCATCAAgtctgaaaaagaaaagaaatgtgacagaacaaaaaaaacccatcagATTATTCCCCACCATAAACtaaataaagaaacaacaatGTCCATGATATACAAAAGGAGACAGTCGAGGCCTTCTGAGCATGCAGTGCTATGCCTGGATAGACCATCTAAAGAAAATTTTAAGCATGTCCAACGACATGTGCTTACCCAAAATAATTGAGAACATCAGCAATTTGGTCTGCCAAGTCATCAACAGAAAGCAAAGGGTCATCAGGACTAATTGTGGCAGCTCCCAACTGCAATAACTCTTGAAGAAAGTGCCACATAAGAAACACAGGGAAAGCATAGCATTCCACAGAACCAGAAATTAAAGCAGTGTGGGCATGCAACACGTTCAGAACCGAGATATGCAATCAGTGGTCAAGCTACAAACCTCATGCCCAGGAGGACTGATGTGATATATGCAAAAGTTGTGAAGGAGCAACGAGCATGCTTCAGGACAAAAGAACAATCcttgaaaacaagaaatatCTGCTTGCAGGGTGCATAGAAAGAAGTTTAAGTTAGAGCATGGTTGACACTTGGCAGCGtgtctccaaaaaaaaaaaagaaagctcaGTAAAGTCTATGGTATTTTCAGAATCATGCTCTGATAGAactactaaaaataataaaccacCTCCATCTTCAGTTCCTAATCCACAATGTGTGAATTTTCATTCAAGTTGCATCTGTGAGCTTAGAAGCAAATATTCTAATGAGACATGGACATAAATCTCTATAAGTTCCCACATTATTGGACAACTTGATCTATTTCTCCAcatgtatttttcaaaacaaaagctACTTCGACATATGCCA encodes:
- the LOC7470709 gene encoding protein NDL2 isoform X2, producing MGDSSDSVSIDMETPSLSGKEYVVETCCGYVSVSVYGDQDKPALVTYPDLALNHISCFQGLFFCPEACSLLLHNFCIYHISPPGHELGAATISPDDPLLSVDDLADQIADVLNYFGLDAVMCMGVTAGAYILTLFAMKYRQRVLGLILISPLCNAPSWTEWLYNKVLSNLLYYYGMCGVVKELLLKRYFSKEARGSAQVPESDVVQACRRLLDERQGLNVWRFLEAMNGRQDISDGLRKLRCRSLIYVGESSPFHFEALDMNSKLDRRCSALVEVQACGSMVTEEQPHAMLIPLEYFLMGYGMYRPPKLSVSPRSPLSPICISPELLSPESMGLKLKPIKTRISLEV
- the LOC7470709 gene encoding protein NDL2 isoform X1 — translated: MGDSSDSVSIDMETPSLSGKEYVVETCCGYVSVSVYGDQDKPALVTYPDLALNHISCFQGLFFCPEACSLLLHNFCIYHISPPGHELGAATISPDDPLLSVDDLADQIADVLNYFGLDAVMCMGVTAGAYILTLFAMKYRQRVLGLILISPLCNAPSWTEWLYNKVLSNLLYYYGMCGVVKELLLKRYFSKQEARGSAQVPESDVVQACRRLLDERQGLNVWRFLEAMNGRQDISDGLRKLRCRSLIYVGESSPFHFEALDMNSKLDRRCSALVEVQACGSMVTEEQPHAMLIPLEYFLMGYGMYRPPKLSVSPRSPLSPICISPELLSPESMGLKLKPIKTRISLEV